The Staphylococcus haemolyticus DNA segment CTACTGGGTCTGATCAACCGTTAGGTAGTTTGTTTGAACAATCATCACAAATCTTTTTAGATAGTGTAGTCATTGGACTAATGACACAATTAGATATTGATGAAACAACTATGCAAAATAATCATGCCAATTTAGAATAGATATAAATAAGCAGTTAATGCGGAAGATTATATAATCTTCCGCATTAACAATGTAAATTCTAATATATAGAAGAAAGAAGGATGAAAATTGTATTATAAAGGAAAAGAATTTTTCACTTCTAAAGATTTAGCTTTATGTGTTATCGGAGGAAAGTGGAAGATCCCTATAATTTTTCATTTACTTCAAGACAAAGTATTGAGATTAAGTGAGCTACAAAAAAAGTTGCCGCATGTCAATCAAAGGATGCTAATAAGACAACTTAGAGAATTAGAAGAGGACCAAATTATTGAAAGACATATTTATTCTGTAGTTCCCCCAAAAGTGGAGTATAAGCTGACATCTATAGGCTACAAGCTAGATAAGGTGGTTTATGCAATATGCGAATGGGGTGATTTATTCAAGGATGAAATAATACATTAAAAAGTTCTGGTGCAAATTAAAAATAAAGTTAACTACTCTCTTATAATGTAAATATTCAATTAGCTGACTAACATGTATTAATTTCGCCGTTCTATGAAATTAAGGGTTCTGTTGCAAAGTTAGAAAGATATATCTAATCACCATTTTATTGTGTCAGTCTTCACCTAACCAGCTAACATATAACTAATTTCGTGGCATGGTGAAAATCCGTAGATCTGAAGAGACCTACGGCTCTTTTTATATAATCCGTAAATACATTCAATGCCTTTGAGTGTATTTTTTGCCGTATTGACACTTTGATATCTTGTCTTTCTCACCTTAATGTGACGATGATCTTGTTCAATGAGGTTATTGAGATATTTAGATGTGCAATGACAGTTAGGTTTCAGCTTAAACACTTTAATTATTTTAGCCATGGCTACCTTCGTTGAAGGTGCTTGATCTGTAATTATCATTTGAGGTTTACCGAATTGTTTAATAAGGCGCTTAATAAACGCATATGCTGATTGATGATCTCGTTTTTTTGCGTAACCAAATATCTAATGTATGTCCACCTGCATCAATCGCGCGATACAGATAACACCACTGTCCTTTAATTTTGATATATGTCTCATCAATACGCCACTTATAATACGTTTTTTTATGTTTTCTCTTCCAAAGTTGATATAAAATAGGTGCATACTCTTGAACCCATCGATAAATGGTTGAATGATGAACATCAAAACCACGTTCTCTTAATATTTCAGATATATCACGATAACTTAATGCGTATCTTAAGTAGTAGCCAACGGCTACAGTTATAACATCTTTATCGAATTGTTTATATCTGAAATAGTTCATACAGAAGACTCCTTTTTGTTAAAATTATACTATAAATCTAACTTTGCAACAGAACCAAATATCTAATGTATGTCCCTCTGCATCAATGGCACGATATAAATAGCTCCATTTTCCTTTTATTTTGATGTACGTCTCATCAATACGCCATTTGTAATAAGCTTTTTTATGCTTTTTCTTCCAAATTTGATACAAAATTGGGGCATATTCTTGAACCCAACGGTAGACCGTTGAATGATGAACGTTTACACCACGTTCCCTTAATATTTCAGATATATCACGATAACTCAATGCATATCTTAGATAGTAGCCAACGGCTACAGTGATAACATCCTTGTTAAATTGTTTATATCTGAAATAGTTCATACAGAAGACTCCTGACTCCTTTTTGTTAAAATTATACTATAAATTCAACTTTGCAACAGAACCCTTTATTTGAACTAATGAATTGTAAAATAATTTTAACTTTGTAGTTTGTGCTTATTTTTCTTGTTCTCCGATATGAGTTGAAACTTGCTCAAGAATACTAAAAATATGAAGATCGTCAAGGCTATAAATCATATTTTTACCAACTCTTTTTGATTTTACTAATCTTGAAGTCTTTAAAGTTTTTAACTGGTGAGAAATGGCTGATTGTTCCATACTTAAAGACTGCGCAATTACTCCAACACTAAGTTCTTCTTTCTGTAAAAGAAATAAAATTGAAAGACGTGTAGGGTCACTAATCATTTTAAATATCTTACTTACCTCTTGGATAGAATCATTTGTTAACGGAGAAGTTGATGATGATTTCATAAAACTTCCTCTCTTTCATATGTGTGTTCGTTCATGTTTAGGTTAGCACAAGATTTTTATAAAGCAAGGTTTTTCCATAAGCAGAGCTGTTTTATAGTCCAATTTTTTTATTAACTAAATAAGATAACTATTTTTTTGACAAATCAGATAGAGCAATATATAATGAACGCATAAACATATGAATGTTATTTCATATGTAATTCGTAAGCGTTACGATTTCAAAAAAATAGTTTTATTAAGAAGGGTGATAGAAATGAAAGAGATTCAAGAGCAACACTCACACGAAAATAATAGTCACGATCATGACCATGATCATGGGAAAATGCCAATTATTTTGTACTTTATTGGTTTAGCACTAGCATTGATAGCTTTCTTTTTGAGTAAAGAGTATCAAATCTTACAAAATATTTTGTTCTTAATCGCTACTATAAGCGCTGGGTACCATGTTATTGTCCTTGAAGGACTTGGGGAGACGATCCATAACTCAAAAAGTCAAAAAAGATTTATACCTAATTCTCATATCTTAATGGGATTAGCAGCAATTGGAGCATCTTTGATGGGAAATTTTGGAGAAGGTGCGTTATTAATCTTTATTTTTTCTGGGGCACATTTTCTAGAAGATTATGCAGAAGGAAGAAGTAGACGAGAAATTACAAAATTACTCGAAATGAATCCCACAACTGCTCGTTTAATTCTCCCAGACGGTAGCACAAAAAATGTGAAAGTTAATGAATTAAAAGTTGGAAATCACCTTCAAGTATTAAATGGTGATCAAGTCCCTATTGATGGAATTATTTTGTCTGGATCTACGTCTATTGATGAGTCTTCTATTAATGGAGAGAGTATACCAAAAGAAAAGTCCAAGGGAGACGAAGTTTTTGGGAGCACAATAAATGGAACGGGCACTTTTACAATGGAAGTCACGAAAGAAAATAAAGATACGGTGTTTTCAAAAATTTTACAATTAGTGAATCAAAACCAGGATAACCAAACTAAAGCTGCAAGTATTATTCAAAAATTTGAACCAAAATATGTAACATTTGTTTTAGTTGCCATATTACTATTTATATTATTAACTCCATTTCTACTTGATTGGACATGGTCACAAAGCTTTTATAGAGGATTGGTTCTTTTAGTTGCAGCTTCGCCATGTGCTTTGGCAGCAGCTACTGTATCGGCAACTTTATCAACAACTTCTAATTTAGCTAAAAAAGGCGTTCTTTCTAAGGGGAGTTCTTATCTATCTCAATTAGCTGATATTCAAGCTATTGCATTTGATAAGACGGGAACTTTAACCAAAGGAAAACCTGAAGTCACGAATCATTATTTTACTGATTCTATGGATGAAGAAGAAATAATTGATATTGTAGTAGCTCTTGAGAAAAATTCCAATCATCCTTTAGCGGATGCTATTTTAAGAAAATTTGAACCAAAAAACCAACTTTCTATTGAAGTAGAAAATCAGATTGGAAAAGGATTGTCCGGAGACTATAATGGTCGAAAATATCGTATAGGTAAACCAACTTCTTTTGACGACGTCTCAGATGAATATGTTCGATTAAATAATCAATGGGCATCTGAAGGGAAAACTGTCGTATATCTAGCAGTAGATGAAGAAGTTATAGGCCTTATTGCACTTATGGATGTACCAAGTAAATATGCTAAAGAAACTATTGAGTACTTCAATAAACAAGGTATTCATACTACGTTAATTACAGGTGATTCGGAAATGACAGGAAAAGCAGTCGCAAGCAAGCTAGGTATAGACGAAGTGATTGCCAATGTCATGCCAGATGAAAAATCTAAAATTATTGACAAACAAAAAGAAAAATATGGTGTGACCGCAATGGTAGGAGATGGTGTAAATGATGCTCCAGCTCTTGTCAATGCAGATGTAGGAATAGCCATGGGAGATGGAACTGATGTGGCAGTAGAGGTTTCTGACTTAGTATTAATGCAAAATAACTTAACGAAATTAACACAGTCTCATAAAATTTCTACGAAAATGAATCGTTTAATTTGGCAGAATATTATTTTTTCAATGGCAGTTGTAGCTTTTCTAATTATCGTGAGCTTAGTAGGATTAACGGATATAGCCATTAGTGTGATCGTTCATGAAGGAAGTACATTAGTCGTAATATTAAATGGTCTCCGATTATTAAATTCTAAATGAATACATGAAATTGGATAAAATCGTGTATCGAGAATCCTATACCTATAGGGTTCTTTTTTGGTTCTGTTGCAAAGTTGAATTTATAGTATAATTTTAACAAAAAGGAGTCAGGAGTCTTCTGTATGAACTATTTCAGATATAAACAATTTAACAAGGATGTTATCACTGTAGCCGTTGGCTACTATCTAAGATATGCATTGAGTTATCGTGATATATCTGAAATATTAAGTGAACGTGGTGTAAACGTTCATCATTCAACGGTCTACCGTTGGGTTCAAGAATATGCCTCAATTTTGTATCAAATTTGGAAGAAAAAGCATAAAAAAGCTTATTACAAATGGCGTATTGATGAGACGTACATCAAAATAAAAGGAAAATGGAGCTATTTATATCGTGCCATTGATGCAGAGGGACATACATTAGATATTTGGTTGCGTAAGCAACGAGATAATCATTCAGCATATGCGTTTATCAAACGTCTCATTAAACAATTTGGTAAACCTCAAAAGGTAATTACAGATCAGGCACCTTCAACGAAGGTAGCAATGGCTAAAGTAATTAAAGCTTTTAAACTTAAACCTGACTGTCATTGTACATCGAAATATCTGAATAACCTCATTGAGCAAGATCACCGTCATATTAAAGTAAGAAAGACAAGGTATCAAAGTATCAATACAGCAAAGAATACTTTAAAAGGTATTGAATGTATTTACGCTCTATATAAAAAGAACCGCAGGTCTCTTCAGATCTACGGATTTTCGCCATGCCACGAAATTAGCATCATGCTAGCAAGTTAAGCGAACACTGACATGATAAATTAGTGGTTAGCTATATTTTTTTACTTTGCAACAGAACCTAGAAACTCCCACATAACAAATTTTTCACGCTTGCTATTACTCGAATTACCTTGTGCTTGCCTTAGTGCATGACTACCTTTAGCAGTAATTGAATATAGTGAAAAACCAGTGATTTTTCTGTTCTTTTCCAGCAAAGAATTATATTGTATTGATTTTTGGCTAACAAAGCCAACTTTCTTTAACCAGCCACAAATCATTCTCGCATATTTATCTGCTGTGCCTTCTACATCTGATCTTATTTTTAATTCTTCTTTTTTATTTTCAGACTCTTTAATCCAGTCTAACATAAGTTCTTCAGAGTATGAGGTGAAACCAGGCTCGTCTTTAAAACCTAAACGATTACCTATAAAAAACTTTGTTACTTCTGTATTATTATTTAATATTTCTAAGACTCTTGTAGCAGGAGGATAACTTAAGAATGCCTCTCTTAAAACCTTATTCATCTCTACTTCGTTTTGAGTTTCAATAAATTGTTTTCCTCTTGAAGTAATTTTAAATATATCTGTCTGGCGATTTTGCTCTACGAAATTCAAACTAACTGCCCATCTTAAAAAACCATCTGAAGACCATTCATCGGTAAAATGTTTGTTTTTTGTTGAAGCGCTTTGTGAATCTAAAGAAATTTGTATTAATGCGTTAGGTAGTGAGTACTTTCTAGATTTCGGAGTTTTTCTATCTTTACCAAGATTTTTTCCTACCAATTCTATATATGAAAACTCTTCGATGCCATCATTCAATTTTTCTTGCAATGACGATTGAATATCTTTGAAATTATGAAGTTTCTCTTTAATTAGACTCTCTTTCAGCAATTGGTATTGTTTCGAATTTTTACTAAATATTTCTACTGTTTGTTTTAGTTTTTTAAAATCAGATGGATTTTGCACCCAACCAAAAGATCTTATAGTCATATATCTCCCTCCTGTCTATCTCACTTTGATTTTACAGTTATTTGTTTGAACACACAATTATATAGTAAAGAAGAATACTGTAATAAAACAGTTACGCTATATCTAATTAAGTAGTGTTACATTTTCTCCTCCAATAAGATATTATTTCCATTCTTTTATTCTTGTTTTATATACCGATAGATATAAATTTTGGATTTTAAAAGTATCCTCCTAGAGAGTGCTAAGATAAGATATTTTGAGTTTAAATTAACATAAATTATGATTATCAGAAGTTTCATCACTATAAAAGGTGTATCAAAGATTTATACTCCCTTGATACACCTTTTACATTCATTTTTAATTACCGAAGAATCGACTCCAAAATCCCTTTTTAGGTGGTTCTACCTCCCTATTATCATCAGGATCACTCTTCGTTTCTTCAACGAACTTATCCTCTTTTGTTAATTCACCTTCATCTGTACTGTCATTCTTTTTCTCTTCGGCTATATCCTTGTAATTTACTTCTGTTGGTTGACGCTTTGTTTGTTGTTGGTTGATATTTTGCGATTCTTCAGTAAAAGTTGCTTCTTGCGGATTAATATTTTGTCTATTATTCGTCGCTGTATCAAAAGAATAATTAAGCTGTCTTTCTTCTTCTAATTGACTTTCTAGTTTTTGAATTTTTTTATTGCTTTCTAAAGCTAATATTTGTTGATTCTCCAACAATTTATTTAATGTATTAACATTGCTATTTTGTTGATCTAATTGCTTAGTTAAATTCTCAATATATTTTTCATCATTTTTAGCTCTAGTTTCAAAGATTTCTATTTGCTTTTCTAATTCGTTTACTTTTGTTTTTAATGTCTCAGAACTATTTGAATTATTATATATATTCTTTTCTGCTTTTGCAGTATTTTCACCAAACAATTCTTTTTTTACTGATTCTTTATTTTGGATTGTACTCTCTTTCTTAGTAATTTTTTCTATAATTTTCAAATAATCATTATCATCAATATAATTAATCCCATTTTCTTTTTCAAAAGTTATATTTAAACTTTTAGCATTATTAACAATAGTTTGTTTAGTTACACCTAATTCATCAGCAACCATTTTAATAGTTCTCATAACATCCACCCTTAGGTACCTAATTTAGTACCTAAATTTTACCACCTAATGCAGTTTATTTCATCAATTACCACTAAATTTACTACCTATTTACTACATATGCACCTAATTAACTACCTATAATATGTTTTTGAAGCTTAATTAGGTACTAAAACAATGAACTACACATTTTGCCATGGCAATGTGCTTTTAACTACATTTAAAACTCTTTATATACTTTCTTAAAAGTGTTAATATTGCTTTATAAATACTAAAAGAGTCAATGCTATTGGCGTAGCATTGACTCTCGGTAATAAAACGATTCGCACTCGTTTGTTTATATATTTTTTGATA contains these protein-coding regions:
- a CDS encoding IS6 family transposase (programmed frameshift); protein product: MNYFRYKQFDKDVITVAVGYYLRYALSYRDISEILRERGFDVHHSTIYRWVQEYAPILYQLWKRKHKKTYYKWRIDETYIKIKGQWCYLYRAIDAGGHTLDIWLRKKRDHQSAYAFIKRLIKQFGKPQMIITDQAPSTKVAMAKIIKVFKLKPNCHCTSKYLNNLIEQDHRHIKVRKTRYQSVNTAKNTLKGIECIYGLYKKSRRSLQIYGFSPCHEISYMLAG
- a CDS encoding heavy metal translocating P-type ATPase, whose translation is MKEIQEQHSHENNSHDHDHDHGKMPIILYFIGLALALIAFFLSKEYQILQNILFLIATISAGYHVIVLEGLGETIHNSKSQKRFIPNSHILMGLAAIGASLMGNFGEGALLIFIFSGAHFLEDYAEGRSRREITKLLEMNPTTARLILPDGSTKNVKVNELKVGNHLQVLNGDQVPIDGIILSGSTSIDESSINGESIPKEKSKGDEVFGSTINGTGTFTMEVTKENKDTVFSKILQLVNQNQDNQTKAASIIQKFEPKYVTFVLVAILLFILLTPFLLDWTWSQSFYRGLVLLVAASPCALAAATVSATLSTTSNLAKKGVLSKGSSYLSQLADIQAIAFDKTGTLTKGKPEVTNHYFTDSMDEEEIIDIVVALEKNSNHPLADAILRKFEPKNQLSIEVENQIGKGLSGDYNGRKYRIGKPTSFDDVSDEYVRLNNQWASEGKTVVYLAVDEEVIGLIALMDVPSKYAKETIEYFNKQGIHTTLITGDSEMTGKAVASKLGIDEVIANVMPDEKSKIIDKQKEKYGVTAMVGDGVNDAPALVNADVGIAMGDGTDVAVEVSDLVLMQNNLTKLTQSHKISTKMNRLIWQNIIFSMAVVAFLIIVSLVGLTDIAISVIVHEGSTLVVILNGLRLLNSK
- a CDS encoding ArsR/SmtB family transcription factor, with the protein product MKSSSTSPLTNDSIQEVSKIFKMISDPTRLSILFLLQKEELSVGVIAQSLSMEQSAISHQLKTLKTSRLVKSKRVGKNMIYSLDDLHIFSILEQVSTHIGEQEK
- a CDS encoding DUF536 domain-containing protein, producing the protein MRTIKMVADELGVTKQTIVNNAKSLNITFEKENGINYIDDNDYLKIIEKITKKESTIQNKESVKKELFGENTAKAEKNIYNNSNSSETLKTKVNELEKQIEIFETRAKNDEKYIENLTKQLDQQNSNVNTLNKLLENQQILALESNKKIQKLESQLEEERQLNYSFDTATNNRQNINPQEATFTEESQNINQQQTKRQPTEVNYKDIAEEKKNDSTDEGELTKEDKFVEETKSDPDDNREVEPPKKGFWSRFFGN
- a CDS encoding winged helix-turn-helix transcriptional regulator, producing MYYKGKEFFTSKDLALCVIGGKWKIPIIFHLLQDKVLRLSELQKKLPHVNQRMLIRQLRELEEDQIIERHIYSVVPPKVEYKLTSIGYKLDKVVYAICEWGDLFKDEIIH
- a CDS encoding restriction endonuclease FokI catalytic domain-containing protein, coding for MTIRSFGWVQNPSDFKKLKQTVEIFSKNSKQYQLLKESLIKEKLHNFKDIQSSLQEKLNDGIEEFSYIELVGKNLGKDRKTPKSRKYSLPNALIQISLDSQSASTKNKHFTDEWSSDGFLRWAVSLNFVEQNRQTDIFKITSRGKQFIETQNEVEMNKVLREAFLSYPPATRVLEILNNNTEVTKFFIGNRLGFKDEPGFTSYSEELMLDWIKESENKKEELKIRSDVEGTADKYARMICGWLKKVGFVSQKSIQYNSLLEKNRKITGFSLYSITAKGSHALRQAQGNSSNSKREKFVMWEFLGSVAK
- a CDS encoding IS6-like element IS257 family transposase — its product is MNYFRYKQFNKDVITVAVGYYLRYALSYRDISEILSERGVNVHHSTVYRWVQEYASILYQIWKKKHKKAYYKWRIDETYIKIKGKWSYLYRAIDAEGHTLDIWLRKQRDNHSAYAFIKRLIKQFGKPQKVITDQAPSTKVAMAKVIKAFKLKPDCHCTSKYLNNLIEQDHRHIKVRKTRYQSINTAKNTLKGIECIYALYKKNRRSLQIYGFSPCHEISIMLAS